In Paenibacillus sp. G2S3, a single window of DNA contains:
- a CDS encoding aminoglycoside phosphotransferase family protein: protein MNTITVDLVARLINGQFPAWSDLEIRPVKCSGNDNRTFHLGEHMSVRLPSAAAYVPQVEKEQRWLPILDQELTLPISTPLAKGKPNEEYPWPWSINKWVEGETLTTQNINDLNQFARDLGAFLIELQSIDVSGGPIAGEHNFYRGGSLAIYNEESRHAIEHNKDIFKEDLLREIWELALDSKWNSKPVWVHGDIAPGNLLVKDGKLCAVIDFGILGVGDPACDAAMAWTFFDEESRKVFKDVLQMDEETWNRARGWALWKALITYNGNRYSNLKVVRESLNIINLIADDFEL from the coding sequence ATGAATACAATTACCGTCGATTTAGTTGCAAGATTAATCAATGGACAATTTCCTGCGTGGTCGGATTTAGAGATTAGACCTGTAAAATGCAGTGGGAATGATAATCGAACGTTTCATTTAGGCGAGCATATGAGCGTGAGGTTACCAAGTGCAGCAGCTTATGTTCCACAAGTGGAGAAAGAGCAGCGGTGGTTGCCCATATTAGATCAAGAACTCACGTTGCCTATTTCAACGCCATTAGCGAAGGGGAAACCTAACGAAGAATATCCATGGCCTTGGTCTATTAATAAGTGGGTAGAAGGTGAGACATTAACGACCCAAAATATTAATGATCTTAATCAGTTTGCAAGAGATTTGGGGGCATTTTTAATAGAATTACAATCTATTGATGTTAGTGGAGGACCTATAGCTGGAGAGCATAATTTCTATAGAGGCGGATCTTTAGCTATTTATAATGAAGAGTCTAGGCATGCGATTGAGCATAATAAAGATATTTTTAAAGAAGATCTATTGAGAGAAATCTGGGAACTGGCATTAGATTCTAAATGGAATTCCAAGCCGGTTTGGGTTCATGGAGATATTGCGCCAGGGAATTTACTAGTCAAAGATGGAAAACTGTGTGCAGTCATTGATTTCGGAATCTTGGGTGTAGGCGATCCTGCTTGTGATGCGGCAATGGCATGGACCTTTTTTGATGAGGAGAGTAGAAAGGTATTCAAGGATGTATTACAGATGGATGAAGAGACTTGGAATAGAGCAAGAGGATGGGCTTTATGGAAAGCATTAATCACATATAATGGAAATCGATATTCTAACCTAAAGGTAGTGAGAGAATCTTTAAATATTATCAACCTAATAGCAGATGACTTCGAATTGTAG
- a CDS encoding YdeI family protein: protein MTNSKTNAKVDGFLRKVKQWQEEYETLRKIVLDCELTEDFKWMHPCYTFENKNIVLIHGFKEYIALLFHKGVLLKDTHGILIQQTENVQAARQIRFTNVQEILEKESIIKDYIYEAIEVEKAGLEVEFKKNTDYIIPDEFQNKLDEMPALKTAFEALTPGRQRAYLHHFSEPKQSKTRVSRVEKWMPQILDGKGLND, encoded by the coding sequence ATGACAAATAGCAAAACCAATGCTAAGGTAGATGGATTTCTAAGGAAAGTAAAACAGTGGCAGGAAGAATACGAGACGTTGAGAAAGATCGTTCTTGACTGTGAGTTGACCGAAGATTTTAAGTGGATGCATCCTTGTTATACGTTTGAGAACAAAAACATTGTCTTAATTCATGGATTTAAAGAATATATTGCGCTGCTGTTTCATAAAGGTGTCTTATTAAAGGATACCCATGGAATTCTGATTCAACAAACGGAGAATGTACAAGCCGCACGCCAGATCCGATTCACCAACGTTCAAGAGATCCTTGAAAAAGAAAGCATCATAAAAGACTACATTTATGAAGCCATCGAGGTTGAAAAAGCTGGTTTGGAAGTGGAATTTAAAAAGAATACAGATTACATCATTCCTGATGAATTTCAAAATAAACTCGATGAAATGCCTGCGTTGAAAACTGCTTTTGAAGCCTTGACGCCAGGACGGCAAAGAGCATACCTTCATCATTTTTCTGAACCCAAGCAATCCAAAACTCGAGTGTCTAGGGTTGAAAAATGGATGCCGCAAATTCTGGATGGAAAAGGATTAAATGATTAA
- a CDS encoding alpha-amylase family glycosyl hydrolase, whose protein sequence is MVRKQSRRFVSWLIIFSLIFSLFGLSGGASASNTDYTVSYTNSTASAVTLHWTTNNWTNTTDTVMSKSGTTFTANLNVQEGATLIYCYHITAPTDSWDSNGGKNWTVVIPVAGKYEAESAALSGGAKINTNHTGYTGTGFVDGYTTTGATTTFNIQSSAAGAYNATLRYANATGSAKQVSIYVNGAKVKQTTLANLANWDTWSDQTETLSLQAGNNTIAYKYDSDDTGNINIDYVTLSATATPTATPTPTPTATPTPTVTPTPTPTVTPTPTPTVTPTPTPTVTPTPTPTVTPTPTPTVTPTPTPTPISSGLTVHFKKPANWSSSIRIHYWNLSPTTVPTSGAWPGILMKSDGNDWYSYTIANATGTSLIFNDGNGKQTADLSRSVKEGWYSSDNVWYDANPEIPKIPVISVSPTPKTYDAAQTVKLSSLNSSDKIYYTTDGSTPTTSSTLYTTPIQVVSTTTIKAFGVNSLGQAGSVGTFAYVIDLNLDLQAPTITANLPVGNSSSAVTVSFNIKDNKAATTTAYYTNNGTEPTTNSNVYISGNALTALAGPSILINKTTTLKFLVVDGAGIETKQSFIYTIGNKGDFREDTIYFVITSRFYDGDPSNNVHSWEDAKAGNPDSDPAWRGDFKGLIQKLDYIKALGFSAIWITPVVQNASGYDYHGYHAINFSKVDPRYESAGASYQELINAAHAKGIKVIQDVVVNHTGNFGEENLLPLFKKDPTAADTVNNMIKITDKLPANYDTMTPDQQYQARLAIMKNAETNNNMYHTEKSLSWESYTVQTGQIAGDAVDLNTENPVVNQYLIDSYNQYIDMGVDAFRVDTVKHVSRYIFNKYFVPAWKTRGGSNFFVFGEVATRYRDVWNSGIPAISTPFYTWKSSKAYPGDGQNDYASNKLSVEQEWADNSTTAGQPTSNNAFLIGNNYHAPDSSMKSGMDVIDFPMHWAFKTAQEAFSMKSGDQYYNDATWNVTYVDSHDYAPDQAPENQRFAGTQDTWAENLSLMFTFRGIPAIYYGSEIEFKKGSVIDVGPNAPLSSTGRAYFGDQIEGSVTVQDYGKYTNATGTLADSLNYPLAKHIRQLNLIRRAVPALQKGQYSTENVSGNLAFKRRYTDSAKGIDSFALVTISGNATFTGIPNGTYVDAVTGDTKNVTNGTITLICSGKGNARVYVLNGSGGIGVTGTYLK, encoded by the coding sequence TTGGTACGAAAACAATCTAGGCGGTTTGTTTCTTGGTTGATCATTTTTTCGCTTATTTTTAGTTTATTCGGTTTATCCGGCGGGGCTTCAGCCAGCAACACTGATTATACAGTCTCCTATACGAACTCTACAGCATCAGCAGTAACACTACATTGGACCACGAATAATTGGACGAATACTACGGACACAGTCATGTCTAAAAGTGGGACCACGTTTACGGCCAACCTCAATGTTCAGGAGGGCGCAACACTCATTTATTGTTATCACATCACAGCCCCGACGGATAGCTGGGACAGCAATGGAGGGAAAAACTGGACGGTAGTTATTCCGGTTGCTGGGAAGTATGAAGCTGAGAGCGCAGCCTTGTCAGGTGGCGCAAAAATAAATACGAATCACACCGGATATACTGGCACCGGTTTTGTTGATGGATACACAACCACCGGAGCAACAACCACCTTCAATATTCAGTCTTCCGCTGCAGGTGCCTATAATGCCACACTTCGCTATGCCAATGCGACTGGCAGTGCCAAGCAAGTTTCCATTTATGTGAATGGAGCTAAGGTAAAGCAGACCACTTTAGCGAATTTGGCAAACTGGGATACATGGAGTGACCAAACAGAAACGCTCTCCCTACAGGCTGGGAATAATACAATCGCCTACAAATATGACTCGGATGATACTGGGAATATCAATATAGACTATGTAACTCTTTCAGCTACGGCAACACCAACAGCTACTCCTACGCCAACACCAACCGCTACACCAACGCCAACAGTGACTCCTACACCAACACCAACAGTGACTCCTACACCAACACCAACCGTAACTCCTACACCAACACCAACAGTGACTCCTACACCAACACCAACAGTGACTCCTACACCAACACCAACAGTGACTCCTACACCAACACCAACACCAATTTCGTCTGGCTTAACGGTTCATTTTAAGAAACCAGCAAACTGGAGTTCATCGATCCGAATCCATTACTGGAATCTGAGTCCCACAACGGTTCCGACAAGCGGAGCTTGGCCGGGAATTCTGATGAAATCGGACGGAAACGACTGGTACAGCTATACTATTGCCAACGCCACCGGCACAAGCCTTATCTTTAATGATGGCAACGGCAAACAGACCGCCGACTTGTCCCGCAGTGTAAAAGAGGGCTGGTATTCCTCGGATAATGTGTGGTATGACGCTAATCCAGAAATTCCGAAGATCCCTGTGATTTCAGTCTCTCCTACGCCGAAGACATATGATGCTGCTCAAACCGTGAAGCTTTCCAGTCTCAATAGCAGCGATAAAATCTATTATACGACAGACGGTTCGACACCTACGACATCCTCTACCTTGTATACCACTCCAATCCAAGTAGTTTCTACTACGACTATCAAGGCTTTTGGTGTTAACTCCTTAGGTCAAGCAGGCAGTGTAGGCACCTTTGCTTATGTCATCGACCTGAATCTCGACCTGCAAGCCCCAACCATAACAGCGAATTTACCTGTTGGGAATTCAAGCTCTGCGGTTACCGTCTCTTTTAATATAAAAGATAACAAAGCGGCAACGACCACCGCATATTACACAAATAATGGTACGGAACCAACTACTAATTCAAATGTCTATATCTCGGGCAATGCTTTAACTGCTCTGGCGGGACCGTCCATTCTTATTAATAAGACGACGACACTGAAGTTCCTGGTGGTCGACGGTGCCGGAATTGAAACGAAACAGAGCTTTATCTACACGATTGGAAATAAAGGCGATTTCCGTGAAGACACCATTTATTTCGTGATTACTTCACGATTCTATGATGGTGATCCGAGTAACAATGTACATTCATGGGAGGATGCTAAAGCAGGAAATCCGGATTCAGACCCAGCTTGGAGAGGTGACTTTAAGGGATTGATTCAAAAGCTCGATTACATCAAAGCGCTCGGATTCAGTGCCATTTGGATTACGCCAGTGGTGCAGAATGCCAGCGGGTATGATTATCATGGCTACCATGCAATTAATTTTTCTAAAGTAGATCCAAGGTATGAATCAGCGGGGGCCTCTTATCAAGAATTGATTAATGCAGCTCATGCCAAAGGGATAAAGGTTATTCAGGATGTTGTCGTGAATCATACCGGTAATTTTGGGGAAGAGAACCTGTTACCACTGTTCAAGAAAGATCCAACTGCAGCGGACACCGTTAATAACATGATCAAAATTACGGATAAGCTGCCAGCTAACTATGATACGATGACCCCTGATCAGCAATATCAGGCCAGACTCGCAATCATGAAAAATGCGGAAACCAACAATAACATGTACCATACCGAAAAAAGTCTTTCCTGGGAATCTTACACCGTACAGACAGGACAGATTGCAGGAGACGCCGTAGACTTGAACACGGAAAATCCTGTAGTGAATCAGTATCTAATTGACAGCTATAATCAGTATATTGATATGGGTGTTGATGCTTTCCGGGTCGATACTGTGAAGCATGTGAGTAGGTATATTTTTAACAAATACTTTGTTCCTGCTTGGAAAACAAGAGGGGGCTCAAACTTCTTTGTCTTTGGTGAGGTGGCTACTCGGTATAGAGATGTATGGAACAGTGGAATTCCGGCAATATCGACCCCATTCTATACATGGAAAAGCTCGAAAGCCTATCCGGGTGATGGACAAAATGACTACGCTTCCAACAAGCTGTCTGTGGAACAAGAGTGGGCAGATAACTCTACTACAGCAGGGCAGCCAACCTCGAACAATGCTTTTTTAATAGGCAATAATTATCACGCGCCTGACTCTTCAATGAAATCCGGTATGGATGTCATTGATTTTCCAATGCATTGGGCGTTCAAGACTGCACAAGAAGCATTCAGTATGAAGAGCGGTGATCAATACTATAACGACGCTACCTGGAATGTAACTTATGTTGACTCTCATGACTATGCACCTGACCAAGCCCCAGAGAATCAACGATTTGCAGGGACACAAGACACTTGGGCTGAGAATCTCTCGCTGATGTTCACCTTCCGGGGAATACCTGCGATCTATTATGGTTCTGAAATCGAGTTTAAAAAAGGATCAGTCATCGATGTAGGACCAAATGCACCACTTAGCTCAACAGGGCGTGCTTACTTTGGAGATCAAATTGAAGGTAGCGTTACGGTTCAGGACTACGGTAAATATACAAATGCTACCGGCACACTTGCCGATTCATTGAACTATCCTTTGGCAAAACATATCAGACAACTCAATTTAATCAGAAGAGCTGTTCCAGCCTTGCAAAAAGGCCAATATTCTACGGAAAATGTATCAGGTAATTTGGCATTTAAAAGAAGATATACCGACAGCGCGAAAGGTATTGATAGCTTTGCATTAGTTACGATCTCAGGAAATGCGACATTTACCGGAATTCCGAACGGAACCTACGTAGATGCGGTGACTGGCGATACCAAAAACGTTACGAACGGTACAATCACTCTGATATGCTCTGGGAAAGGAAATGCGAGAGTCTATGTATTGAATGGTAGCGGTGGAATTGGAGTAACCGGAACCTACCTGAAGTAG
- a CDS encoding LURP-one-related family protein has product MKQLYIKQKVFSLSGKFTVKNQQEQDVYYVEGSFMQIPKTFSIMNTTRDEVALITKKVFSFLPKFFVEVNGREVLTIKKEFSFFKARYTIDAADIEVHGNWWDMDFQVLQHGVVIGKVNKEWFTWGDSYKVQILNEEMEAIIIAFVVAIDCVKADQATASSSATI; this is encoded by the coding sequence ATGAAGCAACTTTATATAAAGCAGAAGGTATTCAGTCTAAGTGGTAAATTTACGGTAAAGAATCAGCAGGAGCAGGATGTCTATTATGTAGAGGGCAGTTTTATGCAAATACCAAAGACGTTCTCCATTATGAATACAACAAGAGATGAAGTCGCACTTATTACGAAGAAGGTATTTAGTTTTTTACCGAAGTTTTTTGTTGAGGTCAATGGCCGAGAGGTGTTAACGATTAAGAAGGAGTTTTCTTTCTTTAAAGCACGCTATACGATTGATGCGGCTGACATTGAGGTACATGGTAACTGGTGGGACATGGATTTTCAGGTCTTGCAGCATGGTGTAGTCATAGGTAAAGTGAATAAGGAGTGGTTCACTTGGGGTGATAGCTACAAGGTTCAAATACTAAATGAGGAGATGGAGGCAATCATAATTGCGTTCGTTGTCGCAATTGATTGTGTAAAAGCTGACCAAGCAACTGCTTCCTCATCAGCGACGATTTAA
- a CDS encoding DUF6678 family protein: MGEKGEYMDSNELKPLMNNTKWEEIRQAMLNYAFPTKWRTKDIDTGYISLWDGEWYYHFSDGGYKFIEWLEIHAEDDLIKTDLIQILKKIHVPGEVTTDSIIIYGYNKTNEFIDYI; this comes from the coding sequence ATGGGAGAAAAAGGTGAATATATGGATTCAAATGAACTAAAACCTTTAATGAACAACACAAAATGGGAAGAAATAAGACAAGCAATGCTCAACTATGCTTTTCCAACCAAATGGAGGACTAAAGACATTGATACTGGCTATATCAGCCTTTGGGATGGAGAGTGGTATTACCATTTTTCAGATGGTGGCTACAAATTTATTGAGTGGTTAGAAATTCATGCTGAAGATGACTTGATAAAAACTGATTTAATTCAAATCCTGAAAAAAATACATGTTCCAGGTGAAGTAACTACCGACTCCATCATAATTTATGGATATAACAAAACTAATGAATTCATTGATTATATTTGA
- a CDS encoding phosphotransferase, protein MGGTNVWDAEWEVNEEQARTLIGRQFPQLSSKQVKRLGWGWDNTVFLIGDEYVFRFPRRTIAVGSIRMEGKLLPKLEAYMTIPYPKPLFYGEASDKYPAPFLGYAYVPGDFPIGLTEERRALSAETLAKFLRRLHEFPVQAALKCGVQQDHRSLTDIASRKVKLEGFLSKVVEHLSPEESGVIEAYISRLQTDRVEAVNALLHGDLHFKNMLVNENGIVSGIIDWGDLSVGHPACDLSVAYSFLPPYARGVFFETYGGADEETKLLARLIAVYIPVLILMQAVDDGNEAIAAEAKSNIMRALSD, encoded by the coding sequence ATGGGAGGAACGAATGTATGGGATGCGGAGTGGGAGGTTAACGAAGAGCAGGCGCGGACGCTGATCGGCAGACAATTCCCTCAGCTGTCATCGAAGCAAGTGAAGCGATTGGGCTGGGGCTGGGACAATACGGTTTTTCTCATCGGTGACGAGTACGTGTTCCGGTTTCCAAGAAGAACGATTGCAGTTGGCTCGATTCGTATGGAAGGGAAGCTGCTGCCGAAGCTGGAGGCATATATGACCATCCCCTATCCGAAACCGTTGTTTTATGGCGAAGCAAGTGACAAATACCCGGCACCATTTCTTGGCTATGCCTACGTGCCAGGAGATTTTCCCATCGGTTTGACGGAAGAACGCCGGGCTTTATCGGCAGAGACGCTGGCGAAATTTTTGCGGAGATTGCATGAGTTTCCGGTGCAAGCGGCGCTGAAGTGCGGAGTTCAGCAAGATCATCGAAGCTTGACGGACATAGCATCGCGCAAAGTGAAATTGGAGGGCTTTCTATCGAAGGTGGTTGAACACTTGTCGCCGGAGGAGTCCGGTGTGATCGAAGCGTATATTAGCAGGCTGCAAACGGACCGTGTCGAGGCGGTGAATGCACTGCTACATGGCGATCTTCATTTCAAAAATATGCTTGTGAATGAGAACGGGATCGTTTCCGGAATCATTGATTGGGGCGATCTGAGCGTAGGCCATCCGGCTTGCGATTTGAGCGTTGCTTACAGCTTTTTACCACCTTACGCTCGCGGCGTGTTTTTCGAAACTTACGGAGGAGCGGACGAGGAAACGAAGCTGCTGGCGCGGCTGATCGCGGTATACATCCCCGTACTGATCTTGATGCAAGCGGTCGATGACGGGAATGAAGCGATTGCGGCAGAGGCGAAATCCAACATCATGCGAGCACTGTCGGATTAG
- a CDS encoding DUF2199 domain-containing protein produces MKCPHCNNELSELPLCYGSEAPYYFYTVPEEQRTELIRDFCVIDEQHFFIRGHIEIPIIDSKEKFIWSVWVSLSEENFLKSNELLHVEGREAEKPYFGWLSTELSIYPITTLSLKTMVHTQEVGAVPLIELEQTNHPLAVEQREGITMERVKEIAHLINHVD; encoded by the coding sequence ATGAAATGCCCTCATTGTAACAACGAATTAAGTGAACTTCCTTTATGTTACGGAAGTGAAGCACCATATTATTTTTACACTGTACCAGAAGAGCAAAGAACAGAATTAATTAGGGATTTTTGTGTAATTGATGAACAGCATTTCTTTATTAGAGGACATATTGAAATACCAATAATTGATAGTAAAGAGAAATTTATATGGAGCGTTTGGGTTTCTCTTAGTGAAGAAAACTTTTTGAAATCTAATGAATTATTGCACGTAGAAGGAAGGGAAGCTGAAAAACCTTATTTTGGTTGGTTATCGACTGAACTTTCAATATATCCAATAACTACATTATCGTTAAAGACAATGGTACATACACAAGAAGTTGGTGCTGTTCCGTTAATAGAATTAGAACAAACGAATCATCCACTTGCAGTTGAACAAAGAGAAGGAATTACAATGGAGAGAGTTAAAGAAATTGCTCATTTAATAAATCATGTCGATTAA
- a CDS encoding Type 1 glutamine amidotransferase-like domain-containing protein, translating to MSTHYYFSWFNNFFPEKLVYCLHEDIRDRKSLVMISADPSGYTDEQINFDDISEWTWLYQANIIFDEYHFIDYRMQKEDAQRIIHNASVIFLCGGYPVLQNDFLADYELSNVIKNSNAVILGASAGALNMSAKWLSLNNTDEVETSTIYDGIGFDHFAYESHSQRDYAKFVQGYLSPLSEEIDVYAAEQESAIRVKDGKIEIMGPLYLISRSKIQKLVETL from the coding sequence TTGAGTACTCACTACTATTTCAGTTGGTTTAATAATTTTTTTCCAGAGAAGCTGGTCTATTGCTTGCATGAGGATATACGAGACAGAAAATCGCTTGTTATGATTAGCGCTGACCCGTCTGGTTATACAGATGAGCAAATTAACTTTGATGATATTTCTGAATGGACATGGCTCTATCAGGCTAACATTATTTTTGATGAATATCATTTCATTGATTACCGCATGCAGAAGGAAGATGCCCAGCGAATAATTCACAACGCTTCTGTCATTTTTTTATGCGGTGGGTATCCTGTTTTGCAGAACGATTTCTTGGCGGATTATGAATTATCAAATGTTATTAAGAACAGCAATGCCGTTATACTGGGTGCCAGCGCCGGTGCGCTAAACATGTCTGCAAAATGGTTAAGCTTGAATAACACTGATGAAGTTGAAACAAGTACTATTTATGATGGTATTGGCTTTGATCATTTTGCCTATGAATCTCATTCTCAACGCGACTACGCCAAGTTTGTTCAAGGCTACCTGTCCCCCTTGTCTGAAGAGATTGATGTTTATGCGGCAGAACAGGAGAGCGCTATACGTGTAAAGGACGGCAAAATAGAAATAATGGGTCCTTTATATTTAATTTCCCGCTCAAAAATTCAGAAATTGGTTGAGACGCTCTAA
- a CDS encoding isochorismatase family protein, whose translation MKIGFLIIDMQNLFLHDHMEKLNVSEACEYINHVSGLLRAKDQIVIHIQDMEGANADTDPEARNSIPEITVAPTDIQMAKEFSNAFWKTDLEKVLREHGVEFIIVAGFAAEHCVTFTINGAQERGFQAALLQKAILSTRPDAITSIYRDRHMISYPVIEFLMETLA comes from the coding sequence ATAAAAATTGGATTTCTAATTATTGATATGCAAAACCTTTTCTTACACGATCATATGGAGAAGTTAAATGTAAGTGAGGCTTGTGAATACATTAATCATGTGTCTGGGTTACTTCGTGCGAAGGACCAAATCGTCATCCATATACAAGACATGGAAGGGGCGAATGCGGATACGGATCCAGAAGCAAGAAATAGTATACCGGAAATTACAGTAGCACCCACGGATATCCAGATGGCAAAAGAATTCTCTAATGCTTTTTGGAAAACGGATTTGGAAAAAGTGCTACGTGAACATGGTGTTGAATTCATCATCGTTGCGGGCTTCGCCGCAGAACATTGTGTAACCTTTACTATTAACGGTGCACAAGAAAGAGGCTTTCAAGCAGCCCTTTTACAGAAGGCAATCCTTAGCACACGGCCAGATGCTATTACCTCGATTTACCGTGATCGGCACATGATCTCTTACCCGGTGATCGAGTTCTTAATGGAGACCCTTGCTTGA
- a CDS encoding NAD(P)/FAD-dependent oxidoreductase yields MTHNCVIIGGGPAGLNAALVLGRARKNVVVIDEGRARNRVTRETHGFLTRDSISPSEFRRIAKEQIRAYPSVTFAEDTALSITGTDGDFQITTVQGQTYRSKKVLFAIGMKDLPMDIKGLSDVYGKSAFICPYCDGWELRDQPLVVIVKGADATHMAQVLSGWTKKITICTNGSDDLTDAQREELQQHNIPVFDTPIQSIESDNGMVQQVVLEDGTSILCRGIFFRPKLITGSDLPQAIGCEITEAGTVIVDNLGKTNVPGVFSAGDAATHLHQAIIAASMGSLAGVGINNELNEEEWRNV; encoded by the coding sequence ATGACTCATAATTGTGTAATTATCGGTGGAGGACCGGCAGGTCTAAATGCTGCTCTTGTGCTAGGTCGGGCAAGAAAAAACGTAGTTGTTATTGATGAAGGACGTGCACGTAATAGGGTTACTCGAGAAACGCATGGCTTTCTTACTAGAGATTCTATAAGTCCAAGCGAATTTAGGAGGATTGCGAAGGAGCAGATTCGAGCCTATCCATCCGTTACTTTTGCGGAAGATACCGCCTTATCGATTACGGGAACCGATGGCGATTTTCAAATTACGACGGTTCAAGGTCAAACCTATCGAAGTAAAAAGGTGCTCTTCGCCATAGGGATGAAGGATCTTCCGATGGATATTAAGGGGCTCTCAGATGTGTATGGCAAAAGCGCCTTTATCTGCCCTTATTGTGATGGATGGGAGCTAAGAGATCAGCCTCTTGTCGTAATTGTTAAGGGAGCCGATGCAACGCATATGGCCCAAGTGTTATCTGGTTGGACGAAAAAGATTACCATATGTACTAATGGATCTGATGACTTGACGGATGCACAACGCGAGGAACTTCAACAACATAACATTCCTGTCTTTGACACACCGATTCAGTCGATCGAATCTGACAATGGTATGGTGCAGCAAGTTGTGCTGGAGGATGGTACTAGTATCCTATGTAGGGGGATATTTTTCAGACCGAAGCTTATTACCGGATCAGACTTGCCACAAGCTATCGGTTGTGAGATCACAGAAGCTGGAACAGTCATCGTCGATAATCTCGGTAAAACGAACGTTCCAGGTGTCTTTAGTGCAGGTGATGCAGCAACACATCTTCATCAAGCCATAATTGCCGCTTCTATGGGTTCATTAGCTGGGGTGGGCATTAACAACGAGCTGAATGAAGAGGAATGGCGTAACGTATGA
- a CDS encoding aldo/keto reductase: MENFLLNNGVMLPKVGLGVYQMKNEHEEAIIWALRNGYKHIDTAAFYHNEELVASTIKKSGVNRKDIFITTKLWNSDHGKRTKQAFEMSLKKLGTDYIDLYLIHWPSSKYVESWLILEELYKEGRIRAIGVSNFEQSHLEDVLKHGSIVPAVNQIHTNPFLQQPNLHNYMVNKNIQHVAWSPFGHGNKNLFDNPILTSIAEGHGKTTAQVMLRWNIERNVGVIPKSVNPARLKANLEIFDFSLSDEEMKQISTLDKNKKGFVNPDNKLFLWATTLLR; this comes from the coding sequence TTGGAAAATTTCCTATTAAATAATGGAGTTATGTTGCCAAAAGTGGGATTGGGTGTATACCAAATGAAAAATGAACACGAAGAAGCAATCATTTGGGCATTGAGAAATGGATATAAGCATATTGATACCGCTGCTTTTTATCATAATGAGGAACTTGTTGCCAGTACAATTAAAAAATCAGGTGTAAATCGAAAGGATATATTTATTACAACAAAACTGTGGAATTCAGATCATGGTAAAAGAACGAAACAGGCTTTCGAAATGAGCTTAAAAAAACTGGGAACAGATTATATAGATCTTTATTTGATCCATTGGCCATCCTCAAAATATGTTGAGAGTTGGTTAATATTAGAGGAATTGTACAAAGAGGGTAGAATCAGAGCGATTGGTGTGTCTAACTTTGAACAATCTCATCTGGAAGATGTATTGAAGCATGGCTCAATAGTCCCTGCAGTAAATCAAATTCATACGAATCCGTTTTTACAGCAGCCCAACCTGCATAATTATATGGTGAATAAGAATATCCAACATGTAGCGTGGAGTCCTTTTGGACATGGAAATAAAAATTTATTCGATAACCCTATATTAACAAGCATCGCTGAAGGACACGGTAAAACAACGGCTCAAGTTATGCTAAGGTGGAACATTGAACGCAATGTTGGGGTTATTCCCAAGTCGGTTAATCCTGCAAGATTAAAGGCGAATCTGGAGATCTTTGATTTTAGTTTATCTGATGAGGAAATGAAACAAATATCGACATTAGATAAAAACAAAAAGGGATTTGTTAATCCTGACAACAAGCTGTTTTTATGGGCTACTACACTTTTGCGGTAA